A single Acidobacteriota bacterium DNA region contains:
- a CDS encoding ornithine cyclodeaminase family protein (catalyzes the formation of L-proline from L-ornithine), translated as MRSAGLDEIRSVLDVPAAIELIEAGFVALSNGAATVPAVGYLGFDTPPGECHIKYGRIHGDDVFVVKIATGFYENASRGLPTGHGMMIVMSAETGETLALLDDSGYLTDVRTAIAGCIAARYLAPDVVECIGIVGAGMQARMQLEYLRHARDCNRVRVWARRREQAAAYRSELSDSGFDVQIAETLQELCENSNLIVTATAARTALVRAEWIRPGTHLTAMGSDSPGKQELDPALFARAGVCAVDSLSQCIDHGETHYAVAGGHVAETGLVELGDIIAGRARGRSDGDEITIADLTGVAVQDIQIAKAVWQALRE; from the coding sequence ATGCGATCGGCAGGCCTTGACGAGATCAGATCCGTTCTCGACGTACCCGCCGCCATCGAGTTGATCGAAGCCGGATTCGTGGCGCTGTCGAACGGGGCGGCGACGGTTCCTGCCGTCGGTTACCTTGGATTCGACACGCCGCCGGGCGAGTGCCACATCAAGTACGGTCGAATCCACGGCGATGACGTTTTCGTCGTCAAGATCGCCACCGGCTTCTACGAGAACGCTTCGCGCGGTCTTCCCACGGGCCACGGAATGATGATCGTCATGTCGGCGGAGACCGGCGAGACGTTGGCCCTGCTGGACGACTCGGGCTACCTGACCGATGTGCGAACCGCCATTGCGGGCTGCATTGCGGCCCGCTATCTCGCGCCCGACGTGGTCGAGTGCATCGGCATCGTCGGTGCGGGCATGCAGGCTCGCATGCAGTTGGAGTACCTGCGCCATGCGCGCGACTGCAACCGGGTCCGGGTCTGGGCGCGACGCCGCGAACAGGCGGCGGCGTACCGGAGCGAGCTGTCGGATTCCGGCTTCGACGTTCAGATAGCCGAAACCCTTCAGGAGCTCTGCGAAAACAGCAACCTGATCGTCACTGCCACGGCGGCGAGGACTGCTCTCGTCCGCGCCGAGTGGATCCGGCCGGGAACTCACCTCACCGCGATGGGAAGCGACAGCCCCGGCAAACAGGAACTGGACCCGGCGCTGTTCGCGAGAGCCGGTGTCTGTGCCGTCGATTCACTGTCGCAGTGCATCGACCACGGCGAAACGCACTACGCGGTAGCTGGCGGCCACGTGGCCGAAACCGGTCTCGTCGAACTGGGCGACATCATCGCCGGCAGGGCCAGGGGGCGCTCGGACGGAGACGAGATCACCATCGCGGATCTGACCGGTGTCGCGGTGCAGGACATTCAGATCGCAAAGGCGGTCTGGCAGGCATTGAGGGAGTAG
- a CDS encoding putative addiction module antidote protein — MTETFSKWDAAEHLGSREDSRLYLEACAEEDPGDGSLIRAALNDIARARIMSGLAREAGLSREGLYKALSKDGNPSFTTVMRITRALGLQLRVTA; from the coding sequence ATGACCGAGACATTCAGCAAGTGGGATGCGGCCGAGCATCTGGGTAGCCGGGAAGATTCCCGCCTGTACCTTGAGGCGTGCGCGGAGGAGGACCCGGGCGACGGCAGCCTGATCCGAGCGGCGCTGAACGACATCGCGCGAGCAAGGATCATGAGCGGACTGGCCCGGGAAGCGGGCTTGAGCCGGGAGGGTCTGTACAAGGCCCTTTCGAAGGATGGCAACCCCTCGTTCACGACCGTCATGCGGATCACTCGGGCGTTGGGCCTGCAACTGCGCGTGACCGCGTAG
- a CDS encoding pyridoxal-phosphate dependent enzyme: protein MTDHPTLGDIVRAQHRLRGHLRPTPLEDAADLGAGTFLKLENANRTHSFKIRGALNAMLSLDEKALAQGIIAASSGNFAMAVAYAARLCGASAQILMPVGTPKKKVSGVHRYGAGAAEAVLFGDDFDQAEAEALRRARGGLTWLSPYNDRRVIAGAGTIGVEIVSELPRVERVLVPVGGGGLVSGVATAVKELNPAVEVIGVSSESTPAMFNVFHNSDRPQVWNTLAEALSGDIETGSMTVPICKRYLDDVVLVAEEQVASAMRFLVDVQGWVVEGGGAVGVAALLQGAIPRDGKITAVVVSGGNIDGETLRRVLQVPESA from the coding sequence ATGACAGACCACCCGACCCTCGGTGACATCGTCCGGGCGCAGCACCGCCTGAGGGGTCATTTGCGGCCGACACCGCTCGAAGATGCTGCCGATCTCGGCGCCGGGACGTTTCTCAAACTGGAGAACGCCAATCGGACCCACTCGTTCAAGATACGAGGAGCGCTGAACGCCATGCTGTCGCTGGACGAGAAGGCGCTGGCCCAGGGCATCATCGCCGCATCTTCGGGCAACTTCGCGATGGCGGTCGCTTACGCCGCGCGTCTGTGCGGTGCATCGGCACAGATTCTGATGCCCGTCGGCACGCCGAAGAAGAAGGTAAGCGGAGTACACCGCTACGGCGCGGGTGCTGCCGAAGCGGTGCTCTTCGGTGACGATTTCGATCAGGCCGAGGCCGAAGCCCTGCGCCGCGCCCGGGGCGGCTTGACGTGGTTGTCGCCCTACAACGACAGGCGGGTGATCGCCGGGGCCGGCACCATCGGTGTCGAGATCGTCTCCGAGTTGCCCCGGGTCGAAAGGGTGCTGGTCCCCGTGGGCGGCGGCGGCCTGGTTTCCGGTGTTGCCACCGCGGTCAAGGAGCTCAACCCCGCGGTCGAGGTGATCGGCGTGAGTTCCGAATCGACGCCGGCGATGTTCAACGTCTTCCACAACAGCGACAGACCACAAGTCTGGAACACCCTTGCCGAGGCGCTCTCGGGCGATATCGAGACGGGCTCGATGACGGTGCCGATCTGCAAGCGCTACCTGGACGATGTGGTGCTTGTTGCCGAGGAACAGGTCGCGTCGGCGATGCGTTTCCTGGTCGATGTGCAGGGCTGGGTGGTCGAAGGCGGCGGCGCGGTCGGTGTGGCGGCCCTCTTGCAGGGCGCAATACCGCGCGACGGCAAGATCACCGCGGTGGTCGTCAGCGGCGGCAATATCGACGGAGAGACGTTGAGGCGGGTTCTCCAGGTTCCTGAGAGCGCGTAG